A window of Haloarcula sp. DT43 genomic DNA:
TCGTCCAGCAGGTGGTCCAGCGCCTCGGTCAGCGCCGCGGCGTCGGCGGGCGGAACCAGCACGCCGGTCTCGCCGTCGACGACCATCTCGGGGATGCCGCCGACGTTCGAGGCCAGCACGGGCGTCTCGGCGGCCATCGCCTCGTAGATGACTGTCGGCCGCGCCTCGAAGTAGCTCGGGAGGACGAGGAGGTCCGCCGCCACCTGTAGCCGCCTGACGGCGACGGGGTCGAGCTCCCAGTAGGCGTGGGCGGGATGGCGCAGTTCGCCCAGTCGGTCGAGGAACCACCAGCGGAGCGCGCCGCCGTGGCCGACGGCCGCGACGCTCACGTCCGTCCGGTCTAAGCCCTCCAGGGCGGCCGCGAGCTCCCGGACGCCCTTCTCCTTCTCGAAGCGACCGACGTACAGCAGGAGCTTCGTGTCGGGGTCGATGCCCAGTTCCCGGCGGATGGCGGCCCGGCGGTCGGTCGGGAACTTCTCCGGGTCCTCCCCGATGGGGAGCGTCTCGACCTTGCTCGCGTCGGTGAAGGTGCGGGCGAGGTCGGCCAGTTCGTCGCTGACGGTCAGGACGGCCGACGCGTAGTCGATGGTCTCGCGGATGTGGGACTGGACGGTGTCGTTGAACCGGTCGAAGTTCTTGAGGTCCCCGGCGTGTGAGAGCGCGACCAGCGGGATGTCGTGGCGTCGACAGTACGTGAGCACGCCGTAGCCGTCGAGATAGAACCCACAGGTGTGGACCACGTCGTGTGGCGTCTCGAAAGTCCGCTCGACGTAGCGAGCCACGCGTTTCCGGACGGAGCGCCCGGAGTAGTGATAGAGG
This region includes:
- a CDS encoding glycosyltransferase family 4 protein is translated as MSDETTSQSDSQPSYRVLGCATEHPSHVFPVRTPFNQRSFDALNRTGVDLDVVSPTPYAPPVGPFSEYRRVPKTERWGSYEVHYPRFLYALPKRYLYHYSGRSVRKRVARYVERTFETPHDVVHTCGFYLDGYGVLTYCRRHDIPLVALSHAGDLKNFDRFNDTVQSHIRETIDYASAVLTVSDELADLARTFTDASKVETLPIGEDPEKFPTDRRAAIRRELGIDPDTKLLLYVGRFEKEKGVRELAAALEGLDRTDVSVAAVGHGGALRWWFLDRLGELRHPAHAYWELDPVAVRRLQVAADLLVLPSYFEARPTVIYEAMAAETPVLASNVGGIPEMVVDGETGVLVPPADAAALTEALDHLLDDPDRLREMGAAGLQRLLDNEWTWTRHGERLAAVHRRVIDA